A stretch of Chroogloeocystis siderophila 5.2 s.c.1 DNA encodes these proteins:
- a CDS encoding beta-lactamase hydrolase domain-containing protein produces MNNVKQINDSISVAMGQPTPQDLRQAAEEGYKSVLNLRSLQEEGALSDEQQHAEAAGLQYVNLPVRPDALNQEQADRIMEQIDQLPKPLLTHCKSGLRSGAMALMYVATREGLSAEAAMEKGKQMGFDCDSSPQMKEFFKQYVSTHSNGDRAS; encoded by the coding sequence ATGAATAACGTTAAACAAATTAACGACAGCATTTCTGTTGCCATGGGACAACCAACACCGCAGGATCTGCGACAGGCGGCTGAGGAAGGATATAAGTCAGTACTGAACTTGAGATCGCTGCAAGAAGAAGGTGCTTTGAGTGATGAACAACAACACGCAGAAGCCGCAGGACTGCAATATGTAAATCTTCCTGTACGTCCAGATGCCCTAAACCAGGAACAAGCAGATCGCATTATGGAACAAATTGACCAGTTGCCAAAGCCACTTTTAACCCACTGCAAAAGCGGACTGCGTTCTGGTGCAATGGCTCTAATGTATGTTGCCACTCGCGAAGGTTTAAGTGCAGAAGCAGCAATGGAAAAAGGAAAGCAGATGGGATTCGATTGTGATTCCAGCCCCCAAATGAAGGAGTTTTTTAAACAATACGTTTCCACTCATTCTAATGGCGATAGAGCCTCATAA
- the ppk2 gene encoding polyphosphate kinase 2: MKASKKNNNQAKDADDATNKKLKNKVYEKELAQLQIELVKLQYWVKHQGLRVGIIFEGRDAAGKGGTIKRIVDCLNPRGCRVVALGTPSDHEKTQWYFQRYVPHLPGGGEIVLFDRSWYNRAGVERVMGFCTEEQYEEFLFSCPQFERMLVRSGMILLKYWFSISDEEQERRFQSRASDPARRWKLSPMDIESRDRWVEYSKAKDVMFAHTNIPEAPWFTVEADDKKRARLNCINHILSKIQYKDIVPEPMELPPRQPGSDYIRPPKNEQFFVPEVY, from the coding sequence ATGAAAGCATCTAAAAAAAACAATAATCAAGCTAAAGATGCCGATGATGCGACCAATAAGAAGTTAAAAAATAAAGTATATGAAAAAGAATTAGCTCAACTGCAAATTGAATTGGTGAAATTACAGTATTGGGTTAAGCATCAGGGTTTACGTGTCGGTATAATTTTTGAAGGGCGTGACGCAGCAGGCAAAGGCGGTACAATCAAACGAATTGTTGATTGCTTAAATCCGCGTGGTTGTCGGGTAGTTGCCTTAGGAACGCCATCAGATCACGAGAAAACACAATGGTATTTTCAGCGGTATGTACCGCACTTACCTGGTGGTGGAGAAATTGTACTATTTGATCGCAGTTGGTACAACCGCGCTGGTGTCGAACGCGTGATGGGCTTTTGTACAGAAGAACAATACGAGGAATTCTTATTTTCCTGTCCGCAATTTGAGCGAATGTTAGTTCGTTCTGGGATGATTTTGCTGAAATACTGGTTTTCGATTAGCGATGAAGAACAAGAACGTCGCTTTCAATCACGTGCTAGTGATCCGGCGAGACGCTGGAAACTTAGCCCAATGGATATCGAATCGCGCGATCGCTGGGTAGAATACTCCAAAGCCAAAGATGTGATGTTTGCGCATACTAATATTCCTGAAGCGCCTTGGTTTACCGTGGAAGCCGACGACAAAAAACGCGCGCGTCTTAATTGCATTAATCACATCTTAAGCAAAATTCAATATAAAGATATCGTTCCCGAACCGATGGAATTACCGCCAAGACAGCCTGGTAGTGATTACATCCGCCCTCCCAAGAATGAGCAGTTTTTTGTTCCAGAAGTGTATTAA
- a CDS encoding NAD-binding protein, protein MLPSSGSTKNNKPPPQLTRFLVCGLGSLGQHCVAVLKDYGVAVSAIDLVLPQNWEIPELPNLLDDLVVGDCRQTSILEQVKIHECRSVLLVTNDERGNTEAAFAARLLNPHIRLILRSDKQNLNQLLSENLGNFVAFEPSQLSAAAFALAALDDQTLGYFNLEGQLLRVVKYQIKPGDRWCDRWWVYGLNTRNRRILSHTTNTAQLPKQFYEWEPEATVRAGDTIVYIEVAQLSSTAQPAKTHSTKQLPQAVSRTLKRHLQQQFSQFWQWMYQYQTRRVAVICGATVLTLLVGGTILFRWEYPIDWQTAFNATATLLLGGYGDLFGDIKPETPLSLGVQVFSLILALAGTAFIGVLYALLIEMLLTSRFHFRSRPPLPQQDHIVVIGLGRLSQRVATLLQEFKQSIVGISHTELDPGILPQMPLVVDNIANAFTKVHLENAKSAIVITEDDLENLEVGLMIHALNPQLGIVIHCYDQHFSDRVARLFPYAQVLCASALSAEVFAAAAFGENVLSLFHFNGTTVLVTEYIIAAGDTLNGLMLSEVAYGYGVVPLLYHHKHESARLMPAYETRLYVGDRLVVLATSHSLQRIERGELAPRHWQLRVEKVLYQDAIFDSANAIALISGCSLAIARQLMQNLPATLPQPLFYHQAQHLVHELSKVQVRAHLIQIVNND, encoded by the coding sequence ATGCTGCCATCATCAGGAAGTACAAAGAATAACAAGCCGCCACCGCAATTAACGCGCTTTTTAGTTTGTGGGCTTGGTAGTCTAGGACAACACTGTGTCGCGGTCTTGAAAGATTATGGTGTTGCGGTGAGTGCGATTGATTTAGTATTGCCGCAAAATTGGGAAATTCCTGAGTTACCAAACTTATTAGATGATTTAGTAGTTGGCGATTGTCGGCAAACGAGTATTCTAGAACAAGTCAAAATTCACGAATGTCGTTCAGTTCTTTTGGTTACAAACGATGAGCGGGGAAATACGGAAGCAGCATTTGCCGCAAGACTATTGAATCCACACATTCGGTTAATTTTGCGGTCTGATAAACAAAATCTCAATCAACTTTTGAGTGAAAATCTCGGTAATTTTGTGGCATTCGAGCCGAGTCAGCTATCAGCCGCTGCATTTGCCTTAGCCGCTTTAGATGACCAAACGTTAGGTTATTTTAACTTAGAAGGACAATTACTGCGAGTTGTTAAGTATCAAATTAAACCAGGAGATCGCTGGTGCGATCGCTGGTGGGTATACGGCTTAAATACTCGCAATCGTCGGATCTTGAGTCATACAACCAACACTGCACAACTACCAAAACAATTCTACGAGTGGGAACCCGAAGCAACAGTTAGGGCAGGCGATACGATAGTGTACATCGAAGTGGCGCAGTTAAGCAGCACCGCACAGCCAGCAAAAACACATTCTACTAAGCAACTACCTCAAGCTGTTTCTCGCACATTAAAGCGCCATCTTCAGCAGCAATTTAGCCAATTTTGGCAGTGGATGTATCAATATCAAACCCGCCGTGTAGCGGTAATCTGTGGTGCGACAGTATTAACTTTATTAGTTGGCGGGACAATTTTGTTTCGCTGGGAATATCCAATTGACTGGCAAACAGCTTTTAATGCAACAGCGACGTTGTTGTTAGGCGGTTACGGCGATTTATTCGGCGATATTAAACCAGAAACTCCGCTATCTTTGGGGGTACAAGTTTTTAGTTTAATACTCGCGCTAGCAGGTACAGCATTTATCGGCGTACTTTATGCCTTACTTATTGAGATGCTGTTAACTTCGCGGTTTCACTTTAGAAGTCGCCCGCCGCTACCACAACAAGATCATATTGTTGTGATTGGGTTAGGTAGATTGAGTCAACGCGTCGCGACATTGTTACAAGAATTCAAGCAATCAATTGTCGGAATTAGCCACACCGAGTTAGATCCTGGAATATTACCGCAAATGCCGCTAGTTGTAGACAACATCGCGAATGCATTTACCAAAGTGCATCTCGAAAATGCGAAAAGTGCGATTGTCATTACCGAGGATGATTTAGAAAATCTGGAAGTTGGCTTGATGATTCATGCGCTGAATCCGCAGTTGGGCATTGTTATTCATTGTTACGATCAACATTTTAGCGATCGCGTTGCGCGGCTATTTCCTTATGCACAAGTATTATGCGCTTCAGCATTATCGGCAGAAGTGTTTGCCGCAGCGGCGTTTGGCGAAAACGTCTTGAGTTTGTTTCACTTCAACGGCACGACCGTACTCGTGACAGAATACATCATTGCAGCGGGAGATACCTTGAATGGTTTGATGTTGTCTGAAGTTGCTTACGGTTACGGTGTCGTACCACTTTTGTATCATCATAAACATGAGTCAGCAAGATTAATGCCTGCGTACGAAACGCGACTCTATGTTGGTGATCGCTTAGTTGTTCTTGCTACAAGCCATAGTCTACAACGCATCGAACGCGGCGAGTTAGCCCCGCGACACTGGCAATTACGCGTTGAGAAGGTTTTATATCAGGATGCAATTTTTGATAGTGCCAATGCGATCGCACTTATTTCCGGTTGTAGTTTAGCGATCGCACGCCAATTAATGCAAAACCTACCCGCAACGTTGCCACAACCGTTGTTTTATCACCAAGCACAGCATTTAGTCCACGAATTGAGCAAAGTTCAAGTTAGAGCACATTTAATTCAAATTGTCAATAATGATTGA
- a CDS encoding adenosine deaminase: MDTFLQQIPKAELHIHIEGSLEPETMFALAKRNGIELAYKSVQEVRDAYNFQNLQSFLDLYYAGMSVLQTQQDFYDLTWAYLQKAAAENVRHTEIFFDPQAHTSRGIEFATVHTGIHQALQDAKEKLGISAYLILCFLRHLSAESAMATLEQALPYKDTIVAVGLDSSEMGNPPSKFQRVFDRAREAGFYTVAHAGEEGPPEYIWEAIKLLNVSRIDHGVRCVEDTQLVKYLIEQQIPLTVCPLSNIKLCVFDALEKHNIKQLLHMGLCVTVNSDDPAYFGGYVAENLQQTQQALGLSQQDIYQMMKNSFQATFLNPEEKQARIAELDHFMAISVG; this comes from the coding sequence ATGGATACTTTTCTACAACAGATTCCTAAAGCTGAATTGCACATTCATATTGAAGGTTCTCTCGAACCAGAAACGATGTTTGCCTTAGCAAAGCGTAATGGAATTGAACTCGCCTACAAATCTGTTCAAGAAGTACGCGATGCGTATAACTTTCAGAATTTACAGTCGTTTCTCGATCTGTATTATGCAGGGATGAGTGTGTTGCAAACACAACAAGACTTTTATGATTTGACTTGGGCATATCTGCAAAAAGCGGCTGCGGAGAATGTAAGGCACACCGAAATATTTTTTGATCCGCAAGCGCATACTTCTCGCGGAATTGAGTTTGCAACGGTTCATACAGGTATTCATCAAGCGTTGCAAGATGCCAAAGAAAAACTTGGTATTTCTGCTTATTTAATTCTGTGTTTTTTGCGACACTTGAGTGCTGAATCAGCGATGGCAACTCTCGAACAAGCATTGCCTTATAAAGATACGATTGTTGCTGTGGGCTTAGATTCATCCGAGATGGGCAACCCACCATCAAAGTTTCAGCGAGTTTTTGATCGCGCACGCGAAGCTGGATTTTATACCGTAGCACACGCAGGAGAAGAAGGACCACCCGAATACATCTGGGAGGCGATTAAGCTATTAAATGTGTCGCGTATCGATCATGGGGTACGTTGTGTTGAAGATACTCAACTTGTGAAATACTTGATTGAACAGCAAATTCCACTTACGGTTTGTCCGCTGTCGAATATCAAACTGTGTGTTTTTGATGCATTGGAGAAGCATAACATTAAACAACTACTACACATGGGATTGTGCGTAACGGTAAATTCGGACGATCCTGCTTACTTTGGTGGTTATGTAGCGGAAAATTTACAGCAAACTCAGCAAGCCTTGGGTTTGAGTCAACAAGATATTTATCAGATGATGAAGAATTCGTTTCAAGCCACCTTTTTGAATCCTGAAGAAAAACAGGCGCGAATTGCAGAATTAGATCATTTTATGGCGATATCTGTTGGTTAA
- a CDS encoding NCS2 family permease — translation MNSDIDQLETQNPSSPGGPQYTGWQAAIARYFKFGEYRTNFRIETLAGLTTFMTMAYILVVNPLILSDAIFLNEPRDLFAEQVFATAIAAAIATLVMAFVAKYPFALAPGMGLNAFFAYSVVLTLNIDWRLALSAVLVEGLIFIALTLTNVRRQIIDAIPLSLKTATSVGIGLFIAYIGLSGNPETGGAGIIVGSEVTTTTLGSLQQPNTLLAIAGIFITTAFLVRRVKGALLWGILGTALLGWILGNTPWPTGIVQFPTAPTDLFGQSFIGFSRLTAANFIDFLAILLVFLFVDLFDTVGTLAGVSMKAGYIKEDGQLPRVNQALFADAVGTAFGAIVGTSTVTTYAESAAGVSEGGRTGFASVITGVLFILAIFLVPIFEAIPAYATTPALVITGVLMMAGVLEIRWGDPAEAIPAFLTIFFIPLSYSIATGLSVGFITYPIAKTLQGKAHEVTIATWILAAIFIARFVFMTLRFGTAE, via the coding sequence ATGAATAGTGATATCGATCAGTTAGAAACGCAGAACCCAAGTTCACCTGGAGGACCACAGTACACAGGTTGGCAAGCTGCGATCGCGCGTTACTTTAAATTTGGCGAATACAGAACAAACTTTCGCATCGAGACTTTAGCAGGATTGACGACCTTCATGACGATGGCGTACATCTTGGTGGTGAATCCGTTAATTTTATCTGATGCTATTTTCTTGAATGAACCACGAGATTTGTTTGCCGAACAAGTCTTTGCAACCGCAATTGCGGCGGCGATCGCTACTTTAGTTATGGCATTTGTGGCAAAATATCCTTTTGCACTAGCTCCAGGAATGGGGTTAAATGCCTTTTTTGCTTACTCGGTTGTTTTGACTTTAAATATTGACTGGCGCTTAGCACTATCAGCAGTATTAGTTGAAGGTTTAATTTTTATTGCGCTTACCTTGACAAATGTGCGGCGGCAAATTATAGATGCAATTCCGCTATCACTGAAAACAGCAACTTCGGTAGGGATTGGCTTATTTATTGCCTATATTGGACTTTCAGGTAATCCAGAAACAGGAGGTGCGGGAATCATTGTCGGGAGTGAAGTCACAACAACAACGTTAGGCAGTCTACAACAACCAAATACGCTTCTGGCGATCGCAGGTATTTTTATCACAACAGCATTTTTAGTGCGCCGCGTCAAAGGCGCATTACTCTGGGGAATCCTCGGAACAGCCTTACTCGGCTGGATTTTAGGCAACACGCCTTGGCCTACAGGAATTGTCCAGTTTCCTACCGCACCAACAGATTTATTTGGGCAAAGCTTTATTGGTTTTTCGCGGTTAACCGCAGCTAACTTTATCGACTTTTTGGCAATTTTGCTGGTATTTTTATTCGTCGATTTATTTGACACAGTAGGTACGCTTGCTGGCGTGAGTATGAAAGCAGGATACATCAAAGAAGATGGACAACTACCACGCGTTAACCAAGCTTTATTTGCCGATGCTGTCGGGACTGCTTTTGGGGCAATTGTCGGTACATCAACTGTCACGACTTATGCTGAATCAGCAGCAGGTGTTTCTGAAGGAGGGCGTACTGGTTTTGCATCTGTGATTACAGGTGTCTTATTTATTTTGGCAATTTTCCTTGTTCCGATATTCGAGGCAATTCCTGCATACGCAACAACTCCTGCTTTAGTCATTACTGGTGTCTTAATGATGGCAGGTGTTTTAGAAATTCGTTGGGGCGATCCTGCTGAAGCAATTCCAGCATTTTTGACAATTTTCTTTATTCCGCTTTCTTACTCAATTGCAACAGGACTATCAGTAGGTTTCATCACGTATCCTATTGCTAAAACCTTACAAGGTAAAGCTCACGAAGTCACGATCGCTACCTGGATTCTGGCAGCAATCTTTATCGCTAGATTTGTGTTTATGACATTACGTTTTGGAACTGCTGAGTAA